One part of the Ziziphus jujuba cultivar Dongzao chromosome 2, ASM3175591v1 genome encodes these proteins:
- the LOC132800530 gene encoding uncharacterized protein LOC132800530, with translation MWVDNLKNFWYQWNIRSLILLSLSTQIILVLFASFRQRSRNIILSLFLWSTYLVADWIAIYAIGLISNSQSDPNKGNKDILAFWVSFLLLHLGGPDSITSYSLEDNELWIRHLFRLIAKLSAAAYILFQTFPHNKIWFPTILVLIVGAIKYAERLMAMYLANLKRFGSTTLPKPNPGYDYEESVAKYFQTRSVKVVEETQMTIVESHEHSYKGRKIDDPEKHMELLITAYSLFEDFRGLLVGYILNPTSTHQGLCGVHWNWVLVRSLSVGSMVVAFISFHYLVDKDKLKKFELILSYVLVSGAIFVDIISGIKLCFSDWLLMFICLKGWKKYIPAFAERTSPQHQISWSAYLSGKMSSIRECILKGRRWSRSVSQYNMIRLCLKLNKLEKWRFSGCVTSLLDKDHIFWYFTSEEKNIEELKRLIFEELKKKSSKPSDAKEACSHRGDRALLGSESYVKLRWSINEFHYAESLLLWHLASEICYQDDHHHGGPQHGDEQKRIDMSKKICKNISDYMFYLLAKKPELLAPVLGNIWEIVFQDTLEEAKGFFSKHFLTDHLKACKKLSNVKPKYRPAEVKGNSSKSVLFDACRLANQLQSLEGNQWELMSRFWVELLCYSAINCQAIVHAQQLRKGGELLTFTWLLMNHLGLGSQSHEQQIKN, from the exons ATGTGGGTCGACAACTTAAAGAATTTCTGGTATCAATGGAACATCCGGAGTCTCATTCTGTTAAGCCTTTCCACACAAATCATATTAGTCCTTTTCGCATCCTTTAGGCAGAGAAGCAGAAACATCATACTAAGCTTATTTCTCTGGTCTACCTACCTTGTGGCGGACTGGATTGCTATTTATGCTATAGGACTAATCTCCAATAGCCAATCTGATCCCAATAAAGGCAACAAAGACATTCTTGCTTTCTGGGTCTCTTTTCTTTTGCTCCATCTCGGTGGTCCTGATAGCATTACCTCTTATTCTCTTGAAGATAACGAACTCTGGATCCGCCATTTGTTTCGACTCATTGCGAAGTTATCTGCTGCTGCTTATATCTTGTTCCAAACATTTCCCCACAACAAAATATGGTTCCCAACAATCCTCGTCCTCATCGTCGGAGCAATCAAGTATGCAGAGAGATTAATGGCTATGTATCTTGCAAACTTGAAGCGTTTCGGATCCACTACATTGCCGAAGCCGAATCCTGGTTATGACTATGAAGAATCCGTGGCGAAATACTTCCAAACAAGGTCTGTTAAGGTCGTGGAAGAGACACAGATGACAATAGTGGAAAGCCATGAACATTCTTACAAAGGTCGAAAAATAGATGATCCAGAAAAACATATGGAACTACTAATTACGGCTTATTCTCTCTTTGAGGATTTCAGGGGACTTCTTGTGGGCTACATTCTGAACCCAA CTTCTACACACCAAGGTCTCTGTGGTGTTCACTGGAATTGGGTTCTTGTTCGTTCTCTTAGCGTGGGTTCCATGGTTGTTGCTTTCATTTCGTTTCATTATTTAGTTGACAAAGATAAGTTGAAAAAGTTCGAACTCATCCTTAGTTATGTACTGGTTAGTGGAGCTATATTTGTTGATATTATCTCTGGAATTAAGCTCTGTTTCTCTGACTGGCTCCTCATGTTCATCTGTCTCAAGGGCTGGAAAAAATATATTCCGGCCTTTGCAGAGCGAACGTCACCACAGCACCAAATATCTTGGTCCGCTTACTTGTCAGGTAAAATGAGCTCAATTCGAGAATGTATCTTAAAAGGCAGAAGGTGGTCTAGATCGGTTTCGCAGTATAATATGATAAGACTTTGCCTTAAACTCAACAAATTGGAAAAGTGGCGCTTCTCTGGCTGCGTTACTTCCTTGCTAGATAAAGATcatatattttggtattttacgTCGGAGGAGAAGAACATTGAAGAACTAAAGCGCTTGATCTTCGAAGAGCTGAAAAAGAAATCTTCCAAGCCAAGTGATGCAAAGGAGGCATGTTCACACCGAGGTGATCGGGCTCTTTTAGGCTCTGAGAGCTATGTCAAGCTCCGATGGAGCATCAACGAGTTTCACTATGCCGAAAGCCTTCTTCTTTGGCACTTGGCCAGTGAAATTTGCTATCAAGACGATCATCATCATGGTGGTCCTCAACATGGTGATGAGCAGAAGAGGATAGATATGAGTAAAAAAATTTGCAAGAACATTTCGGATTATATGTTTTATCTTCTGGCAAAGAAACCGGAATTGCTGGCACCAGTTCTGGGAAATATTTGGGAGATAGTTTTTCAGGATACTTTAGAAGAGGCAAAGGGTTTCTTTTCCAAACACTTCCTAACAGATCATCTGAAAGCCTGCAAGAAATTGAGTAATGTAAAACCCAAATATAGGCCTGCTGAAGTGAAAGGAAATAGTAGCAAATCTGTGTTGTTTGATGCATGCAGACTAGCAAACCAACTCCAAAGCTTGGAGGGAAACCAGTGGGAGCTGATGAGTAGGTTTTGGGTGGAATTATTGTGCTATAGTGCAATTAATTGTCAAGCAATCGTCCATGCACAGCAACTAAGAAAGGGTGGAGAGCTTTTGACTTTCACTTGGTTGCTAATGAATCATTTGGGTTTGGGATCCCAGTCACACGAGCAGCAGATCAAAAACTAG